One genomic window of Glycine max cultivar Williams 82 chromosome 16, Glycine_max_v4.0, whole genome shotgun sequence includes the following:
- the MMT2 gene encoding methionine S-methyltransferase, which produces MSWMSVDEFLVQCKKSGDAAYASLRSLLERLDNPETRSQARIFLSHLQKRFPTKDSCDQCFETYHFRIEDVSLGQYEGHHGRNKLTMMVIPSIFLPEDWSFTFYEGINRHPDSIFKERTVAELGCGNGWISIAMAEKWLPYKVYGLDINPRAVKVSWINLYLNALDENGQLIYDEENKTLLDRVEFHESDLLSYCREKDIQLERIVGCIPQILNPNPDAMSKMITENASEEFLHSLSNYCALQGFVEDQFGLGLIARAVEEGIAVIKPTGIMIFNMGGRPGQAVCKRLFERRGFRITKLWQTKIIQAGDTDIEALVEIEKNSPHRFEFFMGLSGDQPICARTAWTYGKSGGSISHALSVYSCQLRHPNQVKAIFDFLKHGFQEIGSSLDLSFEDDSVADEKIPFLAYLASRLKNNSYFPYEPPAGSKHFRNLIAGFLKTYHHIPLTSDNVVIFPSRTAAIEHALRLFSPRLAVVDEHLTRHLPRQWLTSSTLEKNAGTIDSLDDTMMVIEAPRQSDLMIELIKKLKPKVVVTGIAHFEAVTSSAFVHLLDTTRDIGSRLFLDISDHFELSSLPGSNGVLKYLSGTPLPSHAAIICGLVKNKVYPDLEVAFVISEEESLLNALSKTVELLEGNTALISQYYYGCIFHELLAFQLADRHAPAKRNCENVKSVDMIGFARSATSVLSNAELSIDGVENESLIHMDVDQIFLPVPSPVKAAIFESFARQNMSESETDVTASIKGFVKSNYGFPTDSSTEFIYADNSKALFNKLVLCCIKEGGTLCFPAGSNGNYVSSARFLKADIVTVPTDVNVGFKFTEKTLTGILGTVKNPWVYISGPTVNPTGLIYSNNEMVEILSTCARFGARVIIDTASSGLEFDCEGWGGWDIEGCLSKLNSSIKPSFCVSLLGGLSLKMLNGVLRFGFLILNQPILVDTFYSYPGLSKPHTTARYATKKLLERREQKPSSLSDAIVEHTQILKTRSKCLKEVLQKSGWDVLESCAGVSVVAKPSAYLNKTIKLKISLEGEASHGSATKEIKLDDSNIRTVILKATGLCINSGSWTGIPGYCRFNIALEENDFKKALDCILKFKEVALG; this is translated from the exons ATGAGTTGGATGTCGGTAGATGAGTTCCTGGTGCAGTGCAAGAAGTCAGGAGACGCTGCCTACGCCTCCTTGCGGTCGCTGCTGGAGCGCCTAGACAATCCCGAGACCCGTTCTCAGGCTCGGATCTTTCTTTCCCACCTTCAGAAGCGTTTTCCCACCAAGGACTCCTGCGATCAATGCTTTGAAACCTACCATTTTCGCATCGAAGATGTTTCCTTGGGCCAATACGAGG GGCATCACGGGAGAAACAAATTGACTATGATGGTCATTCCAAGCATTTTTCTCCCCGAAGACTGGTCCTTCACTTTTTACGAAGGCATTAATAGACATCCAGACTCCATTTTCAAGGAGAGGACTGTTGCCGAGTTAGGTTGCGGAAATGGATGGATTTCCATTGCCATGGCCGAGAAGTGGTTACCATACAAG GTCTATGGCCTTGATATCAATCCTAGAGCGGTCAAGGTTTCCTGGATAAACTTATACTTGAATGCTTTAGATGAAAATGGCCAGCTAATCTATGACGAGGAGAATAAAACTTTGCTGGATAGGGTAGAGTTCCATGAATCTGATCTTCTATCCTATTGCAGGGAAAAAGACATTCAACTTGAAAGAATTGTTGGATGCATACCTCAG ATTCTTAATCCAAATCCAGATGCAATGTCTAAGATGATAACAGAAAATGCAAGCGAGGAATTCCTGCATTCATTGAGTAATTATTGTGCACTTCAG GGTTTTGTGGAGGACCAATTTGGCTTAGGTTTAATTGCTAGGGCAGTTGAGGAGGGGATAGCAGTAATCAAACCAACTGGAATTATGATCTTTAATATGGGGGGCCGCCCAGGTCAAGCTGTTTGCAAACGATTGTTTGAACGTCGAGGTTTTCGCATTACAAAGCTTTGGCAAACTAAAATCATTCAG GCTGGTGACACCGATATTGAAGCCTTAGTTGAGATTGAGAAGAACAGCCCACACCGTTTTGAGTTTTTTATGGGACTTTCTGGAGATCAGCCTATTTGTGCAAGAACCGCGTGGACTTACGGAAAGTCTGGTGGCAGCATTTCCCATGCTTTATCAGTATACAGTTGTCAACTTCGTCACCCTAACCAG GTTAAAGCTATTTTTGATTTTCTAAAACATGGATTTCAAGAGATCGGCAGCTCCCTCGATTTGTCTTTTGAGGACGATTCTGTTGCTGATGAGAAGATTCCTTTCCTTGCTTATCTTGCAAgcagattaaaaaataattcttattttcCGTATGAGCCACCAGCTGGTAGCAAACATTTCCGTAATCTCATAGCAGGATTTTTGAAGACTTATCACCATATTCCACTCACTTCTGAT AATGTTGTCATTTTTCCTTCAAGGACTGCAGCAATTGAGCATGCTCTTCGCTTGTTCTCACCTCGCCTTGCAGTTGTTGATGAACATCTGACTCGACACTTACCTAGGCAGTGGTTAACATCTTCAACCCTTGAG aAGAATGCAGGAACTATAGACTCTTTAGATGATACGATGATGGTAATTGAAGCCCCTCGGCAATCAGACTTAATGATAGAACTAATAAAGAAATTGAAGCCTAAAGTGGTGGTGACTGGGATTGCTCATTTTGAGGCTGTTACTAGTTCAGCTTTTGTGCACCTTTTAGATACAACACGAGACATTGGATCTCGTCTTTTCTTGGACATATCAGATCACTTTGAGCTATCTAGCCTTCCTGGGTCAAATGGGGTCCTGAAGTATCTTTCAGGAACTCCTCTGCCCTCTCATGCAGCAATTATATGTGGACTGGTAAAGAATAAG GTTTATCCGGATTTAGAAGTAGCTTTTGTCATTTCGGAAGAAGAATCCCTCTTGAACGCCTTGTCCAAAACTGTTGAATTACTAGAAGGCAATACTGCATTAATTAGTCAATACTATTATGGCTGTATTTTTCATGAGCTTCTTGCTTTTCAGCTTGCCGACCGGCATGCACCTGCCAAG AGAAATTGTGAGAATGTCAAATCAGTTGATATGATAGGATTTGCTAGATCAGCCACATCTGTCCTTAGTAATGCTGAGTTATCTATTGATGGGGTAGAGAATGAGTCCCTAATCCACATGGACGTTGATCAAATCTTCTTGCCTGTTCCATCTCCTGTTAAGGCAGCTATTTTTGAAAGTTTTGCTAGACAAAATATGTCTGAATCAGAAACTGATGTCACAGCAAGCATCAAAGGATTTGTCAAGAGTAACTATGGTTTTCCAACTGATAGCAGCACCGAATTTATATATGCTGACAATTCAAAGGCTCTTTTCAACAAGCTGGTCCTCTGCTGCATCAAAGAAGGTGGCACCCTTTGTTTTCCAGCCGGATCAAATGGGAACTATGTTTCGTCTGCCAGATTTTTGAAAGCTGACATAGTGACAGTACCTACCGATGTCAATGTAGGATTTAAGTTCACAGAAAAGACACTCACTGGAATTCTTGGGACTGTGAAAAACCCATGGGTGTATATTTCTGGTCCTACAGTCAATCCAACTGGCTTAATTTATAGCAACAATGAGATGGTAGAAATTTTAAGCACTTGTGCTAGATTTGGTGCAAGAGTTATAATTGACACTGCATCCTCTGGTTTGGAATTTGACTGTGAAGGCTGGGGTGGCTGGGATATAGAGGGGTGTTTGTCTAAATTGAATTCATCAATCAAGCCATCGTTCTGTGTGTCTCTTCTTGGAGGACTATCTCTTAAGATGCTCAATGGTGTTCTCAGATTTGGCTTTCTTATTCTAAACCAGCCTATTTTGGTTGACACGTTTTATAGTTATCCAGGATTAAGCAAACCTCATACTACTGCTAGATATGCTACAAAGAAATTGCTGGAACGTAGAGAGCAGAAACCATCAAGCCTATCAGATGCTATTGTTGAACACACACAGATATTGAAAACTAGGTCCAAGTGCTTGAAAGAG GTTCTTCAAAAAAGTGGGTGGGATGTGCTTGAATCGTGTGCGGGTGTGTCTGTTGTGGCCAAGCCCTCTGCCTATCTCAACAAGACTATTAAGCTGAAAATTTCACTTGAAGGTGAAGCAAGCCACGGAAGTGCCACTAAGGAAATAAAGCTCGATGACTCTAATATCAGGACTGTCATTCTCAAAGCCACTGGATTATGCATCAATAGTGGGTCATGGACTGGAATTCCTGGATACTGTCGGTTCAATATTGCACTCGAAGAAAATGATTTCAAAAAAGCATTGGATTGcattctaaaatttaaagaagTCGCACTGGGTTAA
- the MMT2 gene encoding methionine S-methyltransferase isoform X1, which yields MSWMSVDEFLVQCKKSGDAAYASLRSLLERLDNPETRSQARIFLSHLQKRFPTKDSCDQCFETYHFRIEDVSLGQYEGHHGRNKLTMMVIPSIFLPEDWSFTFYEGINRHPDSIFKERTVAELGCGNGWISIAMAEKWLPYKVYGLDINPRAVKVSWINLYLNALDENGQLIYDEENKTLLDRVEFHESDLLSYCREKDIQLERIVGCIPQILNPNPDAMSKMITENASEEFLHSLSNYCALQGFVEDQFGLGLIARAVEEGIAVIKPTGIMIFNMGGRPGQAVCKRLFERRGFRITKLWQTKIIQAGDTDIEALVEIEKNSPHRFEFFMGLSGDQPICARTAWTYGKSGGSISHALSVYSCQLRHPNQVKAIFDFLKHGFQEIGSSLDLSFEDDSVADEKIPFLAYLASRLKNNSYFPYEPPAGSKHFRNLIAGFLKTYHHIPLTSDNVVIFPSRTAAIEHALRLFSPRLAVVDEHLTRHLPRQWLTSSTLENAGTIDSLDDTMMVIEAPRQSDLMIELIKKLKPKVVVTGIAHFEAVTSSAFVHLLDTTRDIGSRLFLDISDHFELSSLPGSNGVLKYLSGTPLPSHAAIICGLVKNKVYPDLEVAFVISEEESLLNALSKTVELLEGNTALISQYYYGCIFHELLAFQLADRHAPAKRNCENVKSVDMIGFARSATSVLSNAELSIDGVENESLIHMDVDQIFLPVPSPVKAAIFESFARQNMSESETDVTASIKGFVKSNYGFPTDSSTEFIYADNSKALFNKLVLCCIKEGGTLCFPAGSNGNYVSSARFLKADIVTVPTDVNVGFKFTEKTLTGILGTVKNPWVYISGPTVNPTGLIYSNNEMVEILSTCARFGARVIIDTASSGLEFDCEGWGGWDIEGCLSKLNSSIKPSFCVSLLGGLSLKMLNGVLRFGFLILNQPILVDTFYSYPGLSKPHTTARYATKKLLERREQKPSSLSDAIVEHTQILKTRSKCLKEVLQKSGWDVLESCAGVSVVAKPSAYLNKTIKLKISLEGEASHGSATKEIKLDDSNIRTVILKATGLCINSGSWTGIPGYCRFNIALEENDFKKALDCILKFKEVALG from the exons ATGAGTTGGATGTCGGTAGATGAGTTCCTGGTGCAGTGCAAGAAGTCAGGAGACGCTGCCTACGCCTCCTTGCGGTCGCTGCTGGAGCGCCTAGACAATCCCGAGACCCGTTCTCAGGCTCGGATCTTTCTTTCCCACCTTCAGAAGCGTTTTCCCACCAAGGACTCCTGCGATCAATGCTTTGAAACCTACCATTTTCGCATCGAAGATGTTTCCTTGGGCCAATACGAGG GGCATCACGGGAGAAACAAATTGACTATGATGGTCATTCCAAGCATTTTTCTCCCCGAAGACTGGTCCTTCACTTTTTACGAAGGCATTAATAGACATCCAGACTCCATTTTCAAGGAGAGGACTGTTGCCGAGTTAGGTTGCGGAAATGGATGGATTTCCATTGCCATGGCCGAGAAGTGGTTACCATACAAG GTCTATGGCCTTGATATCAATCCTAGAGCGGTCAAGGTTTCCTGGATAAACTTATACTTGAATGCTTTAGATGAAAATGGCCAGCTAATCTATGACGAGGAGAATAAAACTTTGCTGGATAGGGTAGAGTTCCATGAATCTGATCTTCTATCCTATTGCAGGGAAAAAGACATTCAACTTGAAAGAATTGTTGGATGCATACCTCAG ATTCTTAATCCAAATCCAGATGCAATGTCTAAGATGATAACAGAAAATGCAAGCGAGGAATTCCTGCATTCATTGAGTAATTATTGTGCACTTCAG GGTTTTGTGGAGGACCAATTTGGCTTAGGTTTAATTGCTAGGGCAGTTGAGGAGGGGATAGCAGTAATCAAACCAACTGGAATTATGATCTTTAATATGGGGGGCCGCCCAGGTCAAGCTGTTTGCAAACGATTGTTTGAACGTCGAGGTTTTCGCATTACAAAGCTTTGGCAAACTAAAATCATTCAG GCTGGTGACACCGATATTGAAGCCTTAGTTGAGATTGAGAAGAACAGCCCACACCGTTTTGAGTTTTTTATGGGACTTTCTGGAGATCAGCCTATTTGTGCAAGAACCGCGTGGACTTACGGAAAGTCTGGTGGCAGCATTTCCCATGCTTTATCAGTATACAGTTGTCAACTTCGTCACCCTAACCAG GTTAAAGCTATTTTTGATTTTCTAAAACATGGATTTCAAGAGATCGGCAGCTCCCTCGATTTGTCTTTTGAGGACGATTCTGTTGCTGATGAGAAGATTCCTTTCCTTGCTTATCTTGCAAgcagattaaaaaataattcttattttcCGTATGAGCCACCAGCTGGTAGCAAACATTTCCGTAATCTCATAGCAGGATTTTTGAAGACTTATCACCATATTCCACTCACTTCTGAT AATGTTGTCATTTTTCCTTCAAGGACTGCAGCAATTGAGCATGCTCTTCGCTTGTTCTCACCTCGCCTTGCAGTTGTTGATGAACATCTGACTCGACACTTACCTAGGCAGTGGTTAACATCTTCAACCCTTGAG AATGCAGGAACTATAGACTCTTTAGATGATACGATGATGGTAATTGAAGCCCCTCGGCAATCAGACTTAATGATAGAACTAATAAAGAAATTGAAGCCTAAAGTGGTGGTGACTGGGATTGCTCATTTTGAGGCTGTTACTAGTTCAGCTTTTGTGCACCTTTTAGATACAACACGAGACATTGGATCTCGTCTTTTCTTGGACATATCAGATCACTTTGAGCTATCTAGCCTTCCTGGGTCAAATGGGGTCCTGAAGTATCTTTCAGGAACTCCTCTGCCCTCTCATGCAGCAATTATATGTGGACTGGTAAAGAATAAG GTTTATCCGGATTTAGAAGTAGCTTTTGTCATTTCGGAAGAAGAATCCCTCTTGAACGCCTTGTCCAAAACTGTTGAATTACTAGAAGGCAATACTGCATTAATTAGTCAATACTATTATGGCTGTATTTTTCATGAGCTTCTTGCTTTTCAGCTTGCCGACCGGCATGCACCTGCCAAG AGAAATTGTGAGAATGTCAAATCAGTTGATATGATAGGATTTGCTAGATCAGCCACATCTGTCCTTAGTAATGCTGAGTTATCTATTGATGGGGTAGAGAATGAGTCCCTAATCCACATGGACGTTGATCAAATCTTCTTGCCTGTTCCATCTCCTGTTAAGGCAGCTATTTTTGAAAGTTTTGCTAGACAAAATATGTCTGAATCAGAAACTGATGTCACAGCAAGCATCAAAGGATTTGTCAAGAGTAACTATGGTTTTCCAACTGATAGCAGCACCGAATTTATATATGCTGACAATTCAAAGGCTCTTTTCAACAAGCTGGTCCTCTGCTGCATCAAAGAAGGTGGCACCCTTTGTTTTCCAGCCGGATCAAATGGGAACTATGTTTCGTCTGCCAGATTTTTGAAAGCTGACATAGTGACAGTACCTACCGATGTCAATGTAGGATTTAAGTTCACAGAAAAGACACTCACTGGAATTCTTGGGACTGTGAAAAACCCATGGGTGTATATTTCTGGTCCTACAGTCAATCCAACTGGCTTAATTTATAGCAACAATGAGATGGTAGAAATTTTAAGCACTTGTGCTAGATTTGGTGCAAGAGTTATAATTGACACTGCATCCTCTGGTTTGGAATTTGACTGTGAAGGCTGGGGTGGCTGGGATATAGAGGGGTGTTTGTCTAAATTGAATTCATCAATCAAGCCATCGTTCTGTGTGTCTCTTCTTGGAGGACTATCTCTTAAGATGCTCAATGGTGTTCTCAGATTTGGCTTTCTTATTCTAAACCAGCCTATTTTGGTTGACACGTTTTATAGTTATCCAGGATTAAGCAAACCTCATACTACTGCTAGATATGCTACAAAGAAATTGCTGGAACGTAGAGAGCAGAAACCATCAAGCCTATCAGATGCTATTGTTGAACACACACAGATATTGAAAACTAGGTCCAAGTGCTTGAAAGAG GTTCTTCAAAAAAGTGGGTGGGATGTGCTTGAATCGTGTGCGGGTGTGTCTGTTGTGGCCAAGCCCTCTGCCTATCTCAACAAGACTATTAAGCTGAAAATTTCACTTGAAGGTGAAGCAAGCCACGGAAGTGCCACTAAGGAAATAAAGCTCGATGACTCTAATATCAGGACTGTCATTCTCAAAGCCACTGGATTATGCATCAATAGTGGGTCATGGACTGGAATTCCTGGATACTGTCGGTTCAATATTGCACTCGAAGAAAATGATTTCAAAAAAGCATTGGATTGcattctaaaatttaaagaagTCGCACTGGGTTAA